The following coding sequences lie in one Bos indicus isolate NIAB-ARS_2022 breed Sahiwal x Tharparkar chromosome 12, NIAB-ARS_B.indTharparkar_mat_pri_1.0, whole genome shotgun sequence genomic window:
- the POSTN gene encoding periostin isoform X1 produces the protein MIPFLPVCSLFLLLVVNPANANGHYDKILAHSRIRGRDQGPNVCALQQILGTKKKYLSTCRNWYQGAICGKKTTVLYECCPGYMRMEGMKGCPAVMPIDHVYGTLGIVGATTTQSYSDVSKLREEIEGKGSFTYFAPSNEAWDNLDSDIRRGLESNVNVELLNALHSHMVNKRMLTKDLKNGMIIPSMYNNLGLFINHYPNGVVTVNCARIIHGNQIATNGVVHVIDRVLTQIGTSIQDFIEAEDELSSFRAAAITSDILETLGRDGHFTLFAPTNEAFEKLPRGVLERIMGDKVASEALMKYHILNTLQCSEAIMGGAVFETLEGNTIEIGCDGDSITVNGIKMVNKKDIVTNNGVIHLIDQVLVPDSAKQVIELAGNQQTTFTDLVAQLGLASALRPDGEYTLLAPVNNAFSDDTLSMDQRLLKLILQNHILKVKIGLNELYNGQKLETIGGKQLRVFVYRTAVCIENSCMVRGSKQGRNGAIHIFQEIIKPAEKSLHEKLKQDKRFSIFLSLLEAADLKELLTQPGDWTLFVPTNDAFKGMTNEEKEILIRDKNALQNIILYHLTPGVFIGKGFEPGVTNILKTTQGSKIYLKGVNDTLLVNELKSKESDIMTTNGVIHVVDKLLYPADTPVGNDQLLEILNKLIKYIQIKFVRGSTFKEIPITVYTTKIITKVVEPKIKVIEGSLQPIIKTEGRTIPKVKIEGEPEFRLIKEGETVTEVIHGEPIIKKYTKIIDGVPVEITEKETREERIITGPEIKYTRISTTGGETEETLKKLLQEEVTKVTKFIEGGDGHLFEDEEIKRLLQGDTPVRKIQANKRVQASRRRSREDRPQ, from the exons ATGATTCCTTTCTTACCAGTATGTTCTCTGTTCCTGCTGCTGGTTGTTAACCCTGCAAATGCCAATGGTCATTATGACAAGATCTTGGCTCACAGCCGTATCAGGGGCCGGGATCAGGG TCCAAATGTCTGCGCCCTTCAACAGATTTTGGGCACCAAAAAGAAATACTTAAGTACCTGCAGGAACTGGTATCAAGGTGCCATCTGTGGGAAAAAAAC GACTGTGTTATATGAATGCTGCCCTGGTTATATGAGGATGGAAGGAATGAAAGGCTGCCCAGCAG TGATGCCTATTGACCATGTTTATGGAACGCTGGGCATTGTGGGAGCTACCACCACACAGAGCTATTCTGATGTCTCAAAACTGAGGGAGGAGATTGAAGGAAAGGGATCATTCACTTACTTCGCACCGAGTAACGAAGCTTGGGACAACCTGGATTct GATATCCGGAGAGGTCTGGAGAGCAATGTGAATGTTGAATTACTGAATGCTTTACATAGCCACATGGTTAATAAGAGAATGTTGACCAAGGACTTGAAAAATGGCATGATTATCCCTTCAATGTATAACAACTTGGGGCTCTTCATTAACCATTATCCTAATGGG GTTGTCACTGTGAACTGTGCTCGAATCATCCATGGGAACCAGATTGCAACAAATGGCGTTGTGCATGTCATTGACCGTGTCCTTACACAAATTGGTACCTCAATTCAGGACTTCATTGAAGCAGAAGATGAGCTCTCATCTTTTAGG GCAGCTGCCATCACATCTGATATACTGGAGACGCTTGGGAGAGATGGTCACTTCACACTCTTTGCTCCCACCAATGAAGcttttgagaaacttccaagAGGAGTTCTAGAAAGGATCATGGGAGACAAAGTGGCTTCAGAAG CTCTCATGAAGTACCACATTCTAAACACCCTCCAGTGTTCTGAGGCTATCATGGGAGGAGCAGTCTTTGAGACTCTGGAAGGAAACACCATTGAGATAGGATGTGATGGTGACAGCATAACAGTAAATGGAATCAAAATGGTGAACAAAAAAGATATTGTGACAAATAACGGTGTCATCCATTTGATTGATCAGGTCCTGGTTCCTGATTCTG CCAAACAAGTTATTGAGCTGGCTGGAAATCAGCAAACCACTTTCACAGACCTTGTGGCCCAGTTAGGCTTGGCATCTGCTCTGAGGCCAGATGGAGAATACACTTTGCTGGCACCTGTGAATAACGCATTTTCTG ATGATACACTGAGCATGGATCAGCGCCTTCTTAAATTAATTCTCCAGAATCATatattgaaagtaaaaattgGCCTTAATGAACTTTACAATGGACAAAAACTTGAGACCATTGGAGGCAAACAGCTCAGAGTCTTCGTGTACCGCACA GCTGTCTGCATTGAAAATTCATGCATGGTGAGAGGAAGCAAGCAAGGAAGAAATGGTGCCATTCACATATTCCAAGAGATCATCAAACCAGCAGAGAAATCCCTTCATGAAAAACTGAAACAAGATAAGCGCTTCAG CATTTTCCTCAGTCTACTTGAAGCTGCAGACTTGAAAGAGCTCCTAACACAGCCTGGAGATTGGACCTTATTTGTACCAACCAATGATGCCTTTAAGGGAATGActaatgaagaaaaggaaattctgattC GGGACAAAAATGCTCTTCAAAACATCATCCTTTATCACCTGACACCAGGAGTTTTCATTGGAAAAGGTTTTGAACCTGGCGTTACAAACATTTTAAAGACCACACAAGGAAGTAAAATCTATCTGAAAGGA GTAAATGATACACTTTTGGTAAATGAACTGAAATCAAAAGAATCTGACATCATGACAACAAATGGTGTCATTCATGTCGTAGATAAACTTCTTTATCCAGCAG ACACACCTGTTGGAAATGATCAGCTGCTAGAAATACTTAATAAACTGATCAAATACATCCAAATTAAG tttgttcgTGGCAGTACCTTCAAAGAAATCCCCATAACTGTCTACA CAACTAAAATTATAACCAAAGTTGTGGAACCAAAAATTAAAGTGATTGAAGGCAGTCTTCAGCCTATTATCAAAACAGAAG GACGCACAATACCAAAGGTCAAAATTGAAGGTGAACCTGAATTCAGACTGATTAAGGAAGGTGAAACGGTAACTGAAGTGATCCATGGAG AGccaattattaaaaaatacaccAAGATCATTGATGGAGTGCCTGTGgagataactgaaaaagaaacaagggaaGAACGAATCATTACAG GTCCTGAAATAAAATACACTAGGATTTCAACTACAGgtggagaaacagaagaaactCTGAAGAAATTGTTGCAAGAAG
- the POSTN gene encoding periostin isoform X4 translates to MIPFLPVCSLFLLLVVNPANANGHYDKILAHSRIRGRDQGPNVCALQQILGTKKKYLSTCRNWYQGAICGKKTTVLYECCPGYMRMEGMKGCPAVMPIDHVYGTLGIVGATTTQSYSDVSKLREEIEGKGSFTYFAPSNEAWDNLDSDIRRGLESNVNVELLNALHSHMVNKRMLTKDLKNGMIIPSMYNNLGLFINHYPNGVVTVNCARIIHGNQIATNGVVHVIDRVLTQIGTSIQDFIEAEDELSSFRAAAITSDILETLGRDGHFTLFAPTNEAFEKLPRGVLERIMGDKVASEALMKYHILNTLQCSEAIMGGAVFETLEGNTIEIGCDGDSITVNGIKMVNKKDIVTNNGVIHLIDQVLVPDSAKQVIELAGNQQTTFTDLVAQLGLASALRPDGEYTLLAPVNNAFSDDTLSMDQRLLKLILQNHILKVKIGLNELYNGQKLETIGGKQLRVFVYRTAVCIENSCMVRGSKQGRNGAIHIFQEIIKPAEKSLHEKLKQDKRFSIFLSLLEAADLKELLTQPGDWTLFVPTNDAFKGMTNEEKEILIRDKNALQNIILYHLTPGVFIGKGFEPGVTNILKTTQGSKIYLKGVNDTLLVNELKSKESDIMTTNGVIHVVDKLLYPADTPVGNDQLLEILNKLIKYIQIKFVRGSTFKEIPITVYTTKIITKVVEPKIKVIEGSLQPIIKTEEPIIKKYTKIIDGVPVEITEKETREERIITGPEIKYTRISTTGGETEETLKKLLQEEVTKVTKFIEGGDGHLFEDEEIKRLLQGDTPVRKIQANKRVQASRRRSREDRPQ, encoded by the exons ATGATTCCTTTCTTACCAGTATGTTCTCTGTTCCTGCTGCTGGTTGTTAACCCTGCAAATGCCAATGGTCATTATGACAAGATCTTGGCTCACAGCCGTATCAGGGGCCGGGATCAGGG TCCAAATGTCTGCGCCCTTCAACAGATTTTGGGCACCAAAAAGAAATACTTAAGTACCTGCAGGAACTGGTATCAAGGTGCCATCTGTGGGAAAAAAAC GACTGTGTTATATGAATGCTGCCCTGGTTATATGAGGATGGAAGGAATGAAAGGCTGCCCAGCAG TGATGCCTATTGACCATGTTTATGGAACGCTGGGCATTGTGGGAGCTACCACCACACAGAGCTATTCTGATGTCTCAAAACTGAGGGAGGAGATTGAAGGAAAGGGATCATTCACTTACTTCGCACCGAGTAACGAAGCTTGGGACAACCTGGATTct GATATCCGGAGAGGTCTGGAGAGCAATGTGAATGTTGAATTACTGAATGCTTTACATAGCCACATGGTTAATAAGAGAATGTTGACCAAGGACTTGAAAAATGGCATGATTATCCCTTCAATGTATAACAACTTGGGGCTCTTCATTAACCATTATCCTAATGGG GTTGTCACTGTGAACTGTGCTCGAATCATCCATGGGAACCAGATTGCAACAAATGGCGTTGTGCATGTCATTGACCGTGTCCTTACACAAATTGGTACCTCAATTCAGGACTTCATTGAAGCAGAAGATGAGCTCTCATCTTTTAGG GCAGCTGCCATCACATCTGATATACTGGAGACGCTTGGGAGAGATGGTCACTTCACACTCTTTGCTCCCACCAATGAAGcttttgagaaacttccaagAGGAGTTCTAGAAAGGATCATGGGAGACAAAGTGGCTTCAGAAG CTCTCATGAAGTACCACATTCTAAACACCCTCCAGTGTTCTGAGGCTATCATGGGAGGAGCAGTCTTTGAGACTCTGGAAGGAAACACCATTGAGATAGGATGTGATGGTGACAGCATAACAGTAAATGGAATCAAAATGGTGAACAAAAAAGATATTGTGACAAATAACGGTGTCATCCATTTGATTGATCAGGTCCTGGTTCCTGATTCTG CCAAACAAGTTATTGAGCTGGCTGGAAATCAGCAAACCACTTTCACAGACCTTGTGGCCCAGTTAGGCTTGGCATCTGCTCTGAGGCCAGATGGAGAATACACTTTGCTGGCACCTGTGAATAACGCATTTTCTG ATGATACACTGAGCATGGATCAGCGCCTTCTTAAATTAATTCTCCAGAATCATatattgaaagtaaaaattgGCCTTAATGAACTTTACAATGGACAAAAACTTGAGACCATTGGAGGCAAACAGCTCAGAGTCTTCGTGTACCGCACA GCTGTCTGCATTGAAAATTCATGCATGGTGAGAGGAAGCAAGCAAGGAAGAAATGGTGCCATTCACATATTCCAAGAGATCATCAAACCAGCAGAGAAATCCCTTCATGAAAAACTGAAACAAGATAAGCGCTTCAG CATTTTCCTCAGTCTACTTGAAGCTGCAGACTTGAAAGAGCTCCTAACACAGCCTGGAGATTGGACCTTATTTGTACCAACCAATGATGCCTTTAAGGGAATGActaatgaagaaaaggaaattctgattC GGGACAAAAATGCTCTTCAAAACATCATCCTTTATCACCTGACACCAGGAGTTTTCATTGGAAAAGGTTTTGAACCTGGCGTTACAAACATTTTAAAGACCACACAAGGAAGTAAAATCTATCTGAAAGGA GTAAATGATACACTTTTGGTAAATGAACTGAAATCAAAAGAATCTGACATCATGACAACAAATGGTGTCATTCATGTCGTAGATAAACTTCTTTATCCAGCAG ACACACCTGTTGGAAATGATCAGCTGCTAGAAATACTTAATAAACTGATCAAATACATCCAAATTAAG tttgttcgTGGCAGTACCTTCAAAGAAATCCCCATAACTGTCTACA CAACTAAAATTATAACCAAAGTTGTGGAACCAAAAATTAAAGTGATTGAAGGCAGTCTTCAGCCTATTATCAAAACAGAAG AGccaattattaaaaaatacaccAAGATCATTGATGGAGTGCCTGTGgagataactgaaaaagaaacaagggaaGAACGAATCATTACAG GTCCTGAAATAAAATACACTAGGATTTCAACTACAGgtggagaaacagaagaaactCTGAAGAAATTGTTGCAAGAAG
- the POSTN gene encoding periostin isoform X3 gives MIPFLPVCSLFLLLVVNPANANGHYDKILAHSRIRGRDQGPNVCALQQILGTKKKYLSTCRNWYQGAICGKKTTVLYECCPGYMRMEGMKGCPAVMPIDHVYGTLGIVGATTTQSYSDVSKLREEIEGKGSFTYFAPSNEAWDNLDSDIRRGLESNVNVELLNALHSHMVNKRMLTKDLKNGMIIPSMYNNLGLFINHYPNGVVTVNCARIIHGNQIATNGVVHVIDRVLTQIGTSIQDFIEAEDELSSFRAAAITSDILETLGRDGHFTLFAPTNEAFEKLPRGVLERIMGDKVASEALMKYHILNTLQCSEAIMGGAVFETLEGNTIEIGCDGDSITVNGIKMVNKKDIVTNNGVIHLIDQVLVPDSAKQVIELAGNQQTTFTDLVAQLGLASALRPDGEYTLLAPVNNAFSDDTLSMDQRLLKLILQNHILKVKIGLNELYNGQKLETIGGKQLRVFVYRTAVCIENSCMVRGSKQGRNGAIHIFQEIIKPAEKSLHEKLKQDKRFSIFLSLLEAADLKELLTQPGDWTLFVPTNDAFKGMTNEEKEILIRDKNALQNIILYHLTPGVFIGKGFEPGVTNILKTTQGSKIYLKGVNDTLLVNELKSKESDIMTTNGVIHVVDKLLYPADTPVGNDQLLEILNKLIKYIQIKFVRGSTFKEIPITVYTTKIITKVVEPKIKVIEGSLQPIIKTEGRTIPKVKIEGEPEFRLIKEGETVTEVIHGEPIIKKYTKIIDGVPVEITEKETREERIITGPEIKYTRISTTGGETEETLKKLLQEDTPVRKIQANKRVQASRRRSREDRPQ, from the exons ATGATTCCTTTCTTACCAGTATGTTCTCTGTTCCTGCTGCTGGTTGTTAACCCTGCAAATGCCAATGGTCATTATGACAAGATCTTGGCTCACAGCCGTATCAGGGGCCGGGATCAGGG TCCAAATGTCTGCGCCCTTCAACAGATTTTGGGCACCAAAAAGAAATACTTAAGTACCTGCAGGAACTGGTATCAAGGTGCCATCTGTGGGAAAAAAAC GACTGTGTTATATGAATGCTGCCCTGGTTATATGAGGATGGAAGGAATGAAAGGCTGCCCAGCAG TGATGCCTATTGACCATGTTTATGGAACGCTGGGCATTGTGGGAGCTACCACCACACAGAGCTATTCTGATGTCTCAAAACTGAGGGAGGAGATTGAAGGAAAGGGATCATTCACTTACTTCGCACCGAGTAACGAAGCTTGGGACAACCTGGATTct GATATCCGGAGAGGTCTGGAGAGCAATGTGAATGTTGAATTACTGAATGCTTTACATAGCCACATGGTTAATAAGAGAATGTTGACCAAGGACTTGAAAAATGGCATGATTATCCCTTCAATGTATAACAACTTGGGGCTCTTCATTAACCATTATCCTAATGGG GTTGTCACTGTGAACTGTGCTCGAATCATCCATGGGAACCAGATTGCAACAAATGGCGTTGTGCATGTCATTGACCGTGTCCTTACACAAATTGGTACCTCAATTCAGGACTTCATTGAAGCAGAAGATGAGCTCTCATCTTTTAGG GCAGCTGCCATCACATCTGATATACTGGAGACGCTTGGGAGAGATGGTCACTTCACACTCTTTGCTCCCACCAATGAAGcttttgagaaacttccaagAGGAGTTCTAGAAAGGATCATGGGAGACAAAGTGGCTTCAGAAG CTCTCATGAAGTACCACATTCTAAACACCCTCCAGTGTTCTGAGGCTATCATGGGAGGAGCAGTCTTTGAGACTCTGGAAGGAAACACCATTGAGATAGGATGTGATGGTGACAGCATAACAGTAAATGGAATCAAAATGGTGAACAAAAAAGATATTGTGACAAATAACGGTGTCATCCATTTGATTGATCAGGTCCTGGTTCCTGATTCTG CCAAACAAGTTATTGAGCTGGCTGGAAATCAGCAAACCACTTTCACAGACCTTGTGGCCCAGTTAGGCTTGGCATCTGCTCTGAGGCCAGATGGAGAATACACTTTGCTGGCACCTGTGAATAACGCATTTTCTG ATGATACACTGAGCATGGATCAGCGCCTTCTTAAATTAATTCTCCAGAATCATatattgaaagtaaaaattgGCCTTAATGAACTTTACAATGGACAAAAACTTGAGACCATTGGAGGCAAACAGCTCAGAGTCTTCGTGTACCGCACA GCTGTCTGCATTGAAAATTCATGCATGGTGAGAGGAAGCAAGCAAGGAAGAAATGGTGCCATTCACATATTCCAAGAGATCATCAAACCAGCAGAGAAATCCCTTCATGAAAAACTGAAACAAGATAAGCGCTTCAG CATTTTCCTCAGTCTACTTGAAGCTGCAGACTTGAAAGAGCTCCTAACACAGCCTGGAGATTGGACCTTATTTGTACCAACCAATGATGCCTTTAAGGGAATGActaatgaagaaaaggaaattctgattC GGGACAAAAATGCTCTTCAAAACATCATCCTTTATCACCTGACACCAGGAGTTTTCATTGGAAAAGGTTTTGAACCTGGCGTTACAAACATTTTAAAGACCACACAAGGAAGTAAAATCTATCTGAAAGGA GTAAATGATACACTTTTGGTAAATGAACTGAAATCAAAAGAATCTGACATCATGACAACAAATGGTGTCATTCATGTCGTAGATAAACTTCTTTATCCAGCAG ACACACCTGTTGGAAATGATCAGCTGCTAGAAATACTTAATAAACTGATCAAATACATCCAAATTAAG tttgttcgTGGCAGTACCTTCAAAGAAATCCCCATAACTGTCTACA CAACTAAAATTATAACCAAAGTTGTGGAACCAAAAATTAAAGTGATTGAAGGCAGTCTTCAGCCTATTATCAAAACAGAAG GACGCACAATACCAAAGGTCAAAATTGAAGGTGAACCTGAATTCAGACTGATTAAGGAAGGTGAAACGGTAACTGAAGTGATCCATGGAG AGccaattattaaaaaatacaccAAGATCATTGATGGAGTGCCTGTGgagataactgaaaaagaaacaagggaaGAACGAATCATTACAG GTCCTGAAATAAAATACACTAGGATTTCAACTACAGgtggagaaacagaagaaactCTGAAGAAATTGTTGCAAGAAG
- the POSTN gene encoding periostin isoform X7, with translation MIPFLPVCSLFLLLVVNPANANGHYDKILAHSRIRGRDQGPNVCALQQILGTKKKYLSTCRNWYQGAICGKKTTVLYECCPGYMRMEGMKGCPAVMPIDHVYGTLGIVGATTTQSYSDVSKLREEIEGKGSFTYFAPSNEAWDNLDSDIRRGLESNVNVELLNALHSHMVNKRMLTKDLKNGMIIPSMYNNLGLFINHYPNGVVTVNCARIIHGNQIATNGVVHVIDRVLTQIGTSIQDFIEAEDELSSFRAAAITSDILETLGRDGHFTLFAPTNEAFEKLPRGVLERIMGDKVASEALMKYHILNTLQCSEAIMGGAVFETLEGNTIEIGCDGDSITVNGIKMVNKKDIVTNNGVIHLIDQVLVPDSAKQVIELAGNQQTTFTDLVAQLGLASALRPDGEYTLLAPVNNAFSDDTLSMDQRLLKLILQNHILKVKIGLNELYNGQKLETIGGKQLRVFVYRTAVCIENSCMVRGSKQGRNGAIHIFQEIIKPAEKSLHEKLKQDKRFSIFLSLLEAADLKELLTQPGDWTLFVPTNDAFKGMTNEEKEILIRDKNALQNIILYHLTPGVFIGKGFEPGVTNILKTTQGSKIYLKGVNDTLLVNELKSKESDIMTTNGVIHVVDKLLYPADTPVGNDQLLEILNKLIKYIQIKFVRGSTFKEIPITVYTTKIITKVVEPKIKVIEGSLQPIIKTEEPIIKKYTKIIDGVPVEITEKETREERIITGPEIKYTRISTTGGETEETLKKLLQEDTPVRKIQANKRVQASRRRSREDRPQ, from the exons ATGATTCCTTTCTTACCAGTATGTTCTCTGTTCCTGCTGCTGGTTGTTAACCCTGCAAATGCCAATGGTCATTATGACAAGATCTTGGCTCACAGCCGTATCAGGGGCCGGGATCAGGG TCCAAATGTCTGCGCCCTTCAACAGATTTTGGGCACCAAAAAGAAATACTTAAGTACCTGCAGGAACTGGTATCAAGGTGCCATCTGTGGGAAAAAAAC GACTGTGTTATATGAATGCTGCCCTGGTTATATGAGGATGGAAGGAATGAAAGGCTGCCCAGCAG TGATGCCTATTGACCATGTTTATGGAACGCTGGGCATTGTGGGAGCTACCACCACACAGAGCTATTCTGATGTCTCAAAACTGAGGGAGGAGATTGAAGGAAAGGGATCATTCACTTACTTCGCACCGAGTAACGAAGCTTGGGACAACCTGGATTct GATATCCGGAGAGGTCTGGAGAGCAATGTGAATGTTGAATTACTGAATGCTTTACATAGCCACATGGTTAATAAGAGAATGTTGACCAAGGACTTGAAAAATGGCATGATTATCCCTTCAATGTATAACAACTTGGGGCTCTTCATTAACCATTATCCTAATGGG GTTGTCACTGTGAACTGTGCTCGAATCATCCATGGGAACCAGATTGCAACAAATGGCGTTGTGCATGTCATTGACCGTGTCCTTACACAAATTGGTACCTCAATTCAGGACTTCATTGAAGCAGAAGATGAGCTCTCATCTTTTAGG GCAGCTGCCATCACATCTGATATACTGGAGACGCTTGGGAGAGATGGTCACTTCACACTCTTTGCTCCCACCAATGAAGcttttgagaaacttccaagAGGAGTTCTAGAAAGGATCATGGGAGACAAAGTGGCTTCAGAAG CTCTCATGAAGTACCACATTCTAAACACCCTCCAGTGTTCTGAGGCTATCATGGGAGGAGCAGTCTTTGAGACTCTGGAAGGAAACACCATTGAGATAGGATGTGATGGTGACAGCATAACAGTAAATGGAATCAAAATGGTGAACAAAAAAGATATTGTGACAAATAACGGTGTCATCCATTTGATTGATCAGGTCCTGGTTCCTGATTCTG CCAAACAAGTTATTGAGCTGGCTGGAAATCAGCAAACCACTTTCACAGACCTTGTGGCCCAGTTAGGCTTGGCATCTGCTCTGAGGCCAGATGGAGAATACACTTTGCTGGCACCTGTGAATAACGCATTTTCTG ATGATACACTGAGCATGGATCAGCGCCTTCTTAAATTAATTCTCCAGAATCATatattgaaagtaaaaattgGCCTTAATGAACTTTACAATGGACAAAAACTTGAGACCATTGGAGGCAAACAGCTCAGAGTCTTCGTGTACCGCACA GCTGTCTGCATTGAAAATTCATGCATGGTGAGAGGAAGCAAGCAAGGAAGAAATGGTGCCATTCACATATTCCAAGAGATCATCAAACCAGCAGAGAAATCCCTTCATGAAAAACTGAAACAAGATAAGCGCTTCAG CATTTTCCTCAGTCTACTTGAAGCTGCAGACTTGAAAGAGCTCCTAACACAGCCTGGAGATTGGACCTTATTTGTACCAACCAATGATGCCTTTAAGGGAATGActaatgaagaaaaggaaattctgattC GGGACAAAAATGCTCTTCAAAACATCATCCTTTATCACCTGACACCAGGAGTTTTCATTGGAAAAGGTTTTGAACCTGGCGTTACAAACATTTTAAAGACCACACAAGGAAGTAAAATCTATCTGAAAGGA GTAAATGATACACTTTTGGTAAATGAACTGAAATCAAAAGAATCTGACATCATGACAACAAATGGTGTCATTCATGTCGTAGATAAACTTCTTTATCCAGCAG ACACACCTGTTGGAAATGATCAGCTGCTAGAAATACTTAATAAACTGATCAAATACATCCAAATTAAG tttgttcgTGGCAGTACCTTCAAAGAAATCCCCATAACTGTCTACA CAACTAAAATTATAACCAAAGTTGTGGAACCAAAAATTAAAGTGATTGAAGGCAGTCTTCAGCCTATTATCAAAACAGAAG AGccaattattaaaaaatacaccAAGATCATTGATGGAGTGCCTGTGgagataactgaaaaagaaacaagggaaGAACGAATCATTACAG GTCCTGAAATAAAATACACTAGGATTTCAACTACAGgtggagaaacagaagaaactCTGAAGAAATTGTTGCAAGAAG